In a single window of the Phycisphaerales bacterium genome:
- the ruvX gene encoding Holliday junction resolvase RuvX: MGRWLGVDYGTRRIGLAIGDDRSGIASPLTTLAASGHAPTDARAVLQAVREHEADGVVVGLPLSMDGTDSEQTRITRAFAAALQVCVPGPVELFDERLSSFQADAMLAETGVRRGRHKSLRDALAAQVILRTFLEGRASRNQEPTTDEAQES, from the coding sequence ATGGGACGATGGCTTGGGGTTGATTATGGAACCCGCCGCATCGGACTCGCCATTGGCGATGACCGCTCCGGTATCGCTTCACCGTTGACGACGCTGGCCGCCTCCGGGCATGCGCCCACCGACGCACGGGCGGTCCTCCAGGCCGTCCGTGAGCATGAGGCGGACGGCGTGGTCGTGGGCCTGCCCCTCAGCATGGATGGTACCGACAGTGAGCAGACCCGTATCACGCGCGCGTTCGCCGCGGCATTGCAGGTTTGTGTCCCGGGCCCGGTTGAACTTTTCGACGAACGCCTGAGCAGCTTTCAGGCCGATGCCATGCTCGCCGAAACGGGTGTCCGGCGTGGCCGACACAAGAGTCTGCGCGATGCGCTTGCCGCCCAGGTGATTCTGCGGACGTTTCTCGAGGGGCGGGCTTCCCGCAATCAAGAACCCACAACGGACGAGGCCCAGGAGTCGTAG
- the rpoB gene encoding DNA-directed RNA polymerase subunit beta: MHVQYVRDFSRCGDAVEIPDLIQIQTESYLRFLQQEVSTDQRAPHGLEGLLREVFPIESYDGNMRLEYVDYALDEPRYTPDECRELGLSYGMPFRVRVRLHRKDVEEVQEESIYLGEIPIMIGGGEFIVNGSERVIVSQLHRSPGVDFVKESAEGDRALHACRIIPERGSWIEINVTRKDILAIRIDQSSKIPATTFLRAMGERTVSPEGKIEMKGGKFGTTEAIIRAFYEVKSTRVASLKPEMWTAAPVVDPDTGEELVGAGRQIGEALNKIRESALKQVDVIVKMSDAIILNTLAEDSAQSHEEALQKIYARLRPGNPVQTDKARNLFREKFYDENRYRLGKVGRFRLNRKFEQGIPETEMVLRPEDFVEALRYILRLRSGQGQVDDIDHLGNRRLRTIDELAADELRKGFLKLRRTVQERMSLKDPETIGKVAELVNTKSISSSIDFFFGRSELSQVVDQTNPLSQLTHERRLSALGPGGLNRKRAGFEVRDVHISHYGRICPIETPEGVNIGLIASLGIYSSVDEYGFLITPYRKVEKGKVNGQVVWLRADEEMRSTLAPPDVIETGMNLAKLPNPEPVGGYLNRRLTHKSVRRDAAPLKDGTLLGRVQGELQQVSADGIDYVDISPKQTVGVSASLIPFLEHDDANRALMGSNMQRQAVPLVLTDPPVIATGMERPVAENSGMLVRARKPGKITYVDAQRIVIDETEEYVLRKFVGLNERTCQNQRPIVRPGQKVAAGEVIADGASTHHGELALGRNVLVAFMTFDGYNFEDAILISERLVKSDAFTSVHIESHDIEIRETKLGREEFTRDIPNVSERALQNLDERGIVRLGTRVGPGDILVGKVSPKSKTELSPEEKLLHAIFGRAGEDVKNDSLELPAGQEGIVIGARHFSRRTHLNEEQKKQVDQQMKAFQVECNERRIKLFKQMIEAIETATEQVIIDPNTRQKVGKSENPDVILEQIETFSLKWIKPANKRTEAEDVYNRYAPRIVDIARECERKLGHMKRGDELPSGVLEMVKVYVATKRTLSVGDKMAGRHGNKGVIAKIMPEEDMPFLEDGTPVDIALNPLGVPSRMNVGQILETHLGWAAAVLGFQAITPVFDGATEAQIRAAVGEANAHVRKRREDLNAVQQAGDTGELLAEMPLTHKTMLYDGRTGEPLDQPVTVGYLYMLKLHHLVDDKIHARSTGPYSLITQQPLGGKARTGGQRFGEMEVWGLEAYGAAYVLQELLTVKSDDVEGRTKIYESMVKGTHTLDAGTPVSFDVLCNEIRGLGLNIQLEKRRIL, translated from the coding sequence ATGCATGTACAGTATGTCCGTGATTTCAGCCGTTGTGGCGACGCTGTCGAGATTCCGGATCTGATTCAGATCCAGACGGAATCGTACCTGCGCTTCCTGCAACAGGAAGTGTCCACCGACCAGCGCGCTCCACATGGGCTGGAGGGGTTGCTCCGCGAAGTGTTCCCGATCGAGAGCTACGACGGGAACATGCGGCTGGAATACGTCGACTATGCGCTCGACGAACCCCGCTATACGCCGGATGAATGCCGCGAGCTGGGCCTGTCCTACGGCATGCCTTTCCGCGTGCGCGTGCGCCTGCACCGCAAGGACGTGGAAGAGGTGCAGGAAGAGTCGATCTACCTGGGTGAAATTCCCATCATGATCGGCGGCGGCGAATTCATCGTGAACGGCTCGGAGCGCGTCATCGTCTCGCAGCTGCACCGCTCGCCGGGCGTTGACTTTGTCAAGGAATCCGCCGAGGGCGACCGGGCGCTGCACGCCTGCCGCATCATCCCCGAGCGTGGCTCCTGGATCGAAATCAACGTCACACGCAAGGACATCCTCGCAATCCGGATCGACCAGAGCAGCAAGATCCCCGCCACCACCTTCCTGCGGGCCATGGGTGAGCGCACGGTCTCTCCCGAAGGCAAGATCGAGATGAAGGGGGGTAAGTTCGGCACCACTGAAGCCATCATCCGCGCGTTCTACGAGGTCAAGAGCACCCGCGTCGCGAGTCTCAAGCCCGAAATGTGGACGGCCGCCCCGGTCGTCGATCCCGATACCGGAGAAGAGCTCGTCGGTGCCGGCCGGCAGATCGGCGAAGCGCTCAACAAGATCCGCGAGTCCGCGCTCAAGCAGGTCGACGTCATCGTCAAGATGAGCGACGCGATCATCCTGAACACGCTGGCGGAAGACTCCGCCCAGAGCCACGAAGAGGCGCTCCAGAAGATTTATGCCCGCCTGCGCCCCGGCAACCCCGTCCAGACTGACAAGGCCCGCAACCTCTTCCGCGAGAAGTTCTACGACGAGAACCGCTACCGCCTCGGCAAGGTCGGCCGCTTCCGCCTGAACCGCAAGTTCGAGCAGGGCATCCCCGAGACCGAGATGGTGCTCCGCCCCGAGGATTTCGTCGAAGCACTCCGCTACATCCTGCGGTTGCGCTCCGGCCAGGGACAGGTCGATGACATCGACCACCTCGGCAACCGGCGTCTGCGCACGATCGACGAACTGGCGGCCGATGAACTTCGCAAGGGCTTCCTCAAGCTCCGCCGCACCGTGCAGGAGCGCATGAGTCTGAAGGACCCGGAGACCATCGGCAAGGTCGCCGAACTGGTCAACACGAAGAGCATTTCCAGCAGCATCGATTTCTTCTTCGGCCGGAGCGAGCTGTCGCAGGTCGTCGACCAGACCAACCCGCTCAGCCAGCTCACGCACGAGCGGCGCCTGTCGGCGCTCGGCCCGGGCGGCCTGAACCGCAAGCGGGCCGGCTTCGAAGTGCGCGACGTGCATATCTCGCACTACGGTCGGATCTGTCCGATCGAGACGCCCGAAGGCGTCAACATCGGCCTGATCGCTTCATTGGGCATTTACAGCTCGGTGGACGAGTACGGATTCCTCATCACGCCGTACCGCAAGGTGGAGAAGGGCAAGGTCAACGGCCAGGTTGTCTGGCTGCGTGCCGATGAGGAAATGCGCTCGACACTGGCACCGCCCGACGTCATCGAGACGGGCATGAACCTGGCGAAGCTGCCCAACCCGGAGCCCGTGGGCGGCTATCTCAACCGGCGTCTGACGCACAAGTCCGTGCGCCGCGACGCCGCCCCGCTCAAGGACGGCACGCTGCTCGGCCGCGTGCAAGGCGAGCTCCAGCAGGTCAGTGCCGACGGCATCGACTACGTGGACATCTCACCCAAGCAGACGGTGGGCGTGTCCGCATCGCTGATCCCCTTCCTCGAGCATGACGACGCCAACCGCGCCTTGATGGGTTCGAACATGCAGCGGCAGGCCGTACCGCTCGTACTGACCGACCCGCCGGTCATCGCCACGGGCATGGAACGACCCGTCGCCGAGAACAGCGGCATGCTGGTGCGCGCCCGCAAACCCGGCAAGATCACCTATGTGGACGCGCAGCGCATCGTGATCGACGAAACCGAGGAGTACGTGCTCCGCAAGTTCGTCGGCCTCAACGAGCGCACCTGCCAGAACCAGCGCCCGATCGTGCGGCCGGGGCAGAAGGTCGCGGCCGGCGAAGTCATCGCGGACGGCGCCTCGACGCACCACGGCGAACTCGCCCTCGGGCGCAACGTGCTCGTCGCCTTCATGACCTTTGACGGCTACAACTTCGAAGACGCCATCCTGATCTCGGAACGCCTGGTCAAGAGCGACGCGTTCACCAGCGTGCATATCGAATCGCACGACATCGAGATCCGCGAGACCAAGCTGGGCCGCGAGGAATTCACGCGCGACATTCCGAACGTGTCGGAGCGCGCCCTGCAGAACCTCGATGAGCGCGGCATCGTCCGGCTCGGCACGCGCGTCGGCCCCGGCGACATCCTCGTGGGCAAGGTTTCGCCCAAGAGCAAGACCGAGCTCAGTCCCGAGGAGAAGCTGCTGCATGCGATTTTCGGTCGGGCCGGCGAAGACGTGAAGAATGACTCGCTCGAACTGCCCGCCGGCCAGGAAGGCATCGTCATCGGCGCCCGCCATTTCAGCCGCCGGACCCACCTGAACGAGGAGCAGAAGAAGCAGGTCGATCAGCAGATGAAGGCCTTCCAGGTCGAGTGCAACGAGCGCCGCATCAAGCTGTTCAAGCAGATGATCGAGGCCATTGAGACCGCCACCGAGCAGGTCATCATCGACCCGAACACCCGCCAGAAGGTCGGCAAGAGCGAGAATCCCGACGTCATTCTCGAGCAGATCGAGACCTTCTCGCTGAAGTGGATCAAGCCCGCCAATAAGCGGACCGAGGCGGAAGACGTCTACAACCGGTACGCCCCCCGCATCGTGGATATCGCCCGGGAGTGCGAACGCAAGCTCGGCCACATGAAGCGAGGCGACGAGTTGCCCAGCGGCGTGCTCGAAATGGTCAAGGTCTACGTCGCCACCAAGCGCACACTCTCGGTCGGCGACAAGATGGCCGGCCGCCATGGCAACAAGGGTGTCATCGCCAAGATCATGCCCGAGGAGGACATGCCCTTCCTCGAAGACGGCACGCCCGTCGACATCGCGCTCAACCCGCTGGGCGTTCCCAGCCGCATGAACGTCGGCCAGATTCTCGAGACGCACCTCGGCTGGGCCGCGGCCGTGCTCGGCTTCCAGGCCATCACGCCCGTCTTTGACGGCGCTACGGAAGCCCAGATCCGGGCCGCCGTGGGCGAGGCCAATGCCCATGTGCGCAAGCGCCGTGAAGACCTCAACGCGGTCCAGCAGGCCGGCGACACCGGCGAACTGCTCGCGGAGATGCCGCTCACTCACAAAACAATGCTGTACGACGGCCGCACCGGCGAGCCGCTGGATCAGCCCGTCACGGTGGGCTACCTCTACATGCTGAAGCTGCACCACCTGGTCGACGACAAGATTCACGCCCGCTCGACGGGCCCCTACAGTCTCATCACCCAGCAGCCGCTGGGCGGCAAGGCGCGTACCGGCGGCCAGCGCTTCGGCGAAATGGAGGTCTGGGGCCTCGAGGCCTACGGTGCGGCCTATGTGCTGCAGGAACTGCTGACCGTCAAGAGCGACGACGTCGAAGGGCGCACCAAGATCTACGAGAGCATGGTCAAGGGTACCCATACGCTGGATGCCGGCACACCCGTCTCGTTCGACGTGCTGTGCAACGAGATTCGCGGCCTGGGTCTCAACATTCAGTTGGAGAAACGCCGGATTCTCTGA
- a CDS encoding AAA family ATPase, translating to MAEPHSTVQQVGELVRQHFEPFDRLLVELRRVIVGQEDLLRKLLVGLLADGHILLEGVPGLAKTTAVATLAQAIRTTFRRLQFTPDLLPADIIGTQVFQPADGRFTVKQGPIFANLVLADEINRAPAKVQSALLEAMQERQVTIGDETFTLPVPFLVLATQNPIEQEGTYPLPEAQVDRFMLKLRVDYPTQTEERAILDRMGPQRGRPQVAPILSPEQLLDARRVLDDIYTDDKVKDYIVALVHATRRPEEFRLPIAAWIAYGASPRATIYLARGARAMAFLAGRGYVTPQDVKDIASDVLRHRVIISYEAEAEEKTSDDVVRFVLDHVPVP from the coding sequence ATGGCCGAACCACACAGCACGGTCCAACAGGTGGGGGAACTGGTGCGGCAGCACTTCGAACCCTTCGACCGCCTGCTGGTCGAACTGCGTCGCGTGATCGTGGGGCAGGAGGATCTACTGCGGAAACTGCTGGTCGGCCTGCTGGCCGATGGGCACATCCTGCTCGAAGGGGTGCCCGGCCTGGCCAAGACAACGGCGGTCGCCACGCTCGCCCAGGCCATCCGCACCACCTTCCGCCGGCTCCAGTTCACCCCCGACCTGCTCCCGGCCGACATCATCGGTACCCAGGTCTTCCAGCCGGCCGACGGCCGCTTCACTGTGAAACAGGGGCCGATCTTCGCCAACCTGGTCCTGGCAGACGAAATTAACCGCGCGCCCGCAAAAGTGCAGAGCGCTCTCCTGGAAGCCATGCAGGAACGGCAAGTCACCATCGGTGACGAGACGTTCACCCTGCCCGTACCTTTCCTCGTGCTCGCCACGCAGAATCCGATCGAACAGGAAGGCACCTACCCCCTGCCCGAAGCCCAGGTTGACCGCTTCATGCTCAAACTGCGCGTTGATTACCCGACGCAAACCGAAGAACGCGCGATTCTCGACCGCATGGGTCCGCAGCGCGGCCGCCCACAAGTCGCGCCAATTCTGAGTCCGGAGCAGTTGCTCGATGCCCGCCGGGTACTCGACGACATCTACACCGACGACAAGGTCAAGGATTACATCGTTGCCCTGGTGCATGCCACCCGCCGCCCGGAGGAATTCCGCCTGCCGATCGCGGCCTGGATCGCGTACGGGGCCTCACCGCGCGCGACGATCTACCTCGCGCGTGGCGCGCGGGCCATGGCCTTCCTCGCCGGCCGCGGCTACGTCACGCCCCAGGATGTCAAGGACATTGCCTCCGACGTACTGCGCCACCGCGTGATCATCAGCTACGAGGCCGAAGCCGAGGAAAAGACCAGCGACGACGTCGTACGGTTCGTCCTCGACCACGTCCCCGTGCCGTAA
- the rpoC gene encoding DNA-directed RNA polymerase subunit beta' gives MSGTVYDRINDFTAVRISLASPNDIRAWSFGEVKKPETINYRTYRAEKDGLFCERIFGPERDWECFCGKYKGVKHKGIICDRCGVKVTHSRVRRKRMGHINLAAPVLHIWFFKAMPSRLGTLLDMKTSDLEKIIYFQDYVVVDPGASKLEAKQLLTEEEYRRAIEEYGDTGFRALMGAEAVRELLGQLNLSQTSTDLLDALRKTNSKQKIKELSQRLKLVEAIRQSNNDAAWMVLEVIPVIPPDLRPLVLLDSGNFASSDLNDLYRRIINRNNRLKKLIDLNAPEVIVRNEKRMLQQAVDALFDNGRCRRPVLGSSSRPLKSLTDMIKGKQGRFRENLLGKRVDYSARSVVVVGPELKLHQCGLPKKIALELYQPFIIRKLRERGLADTIKSAKKMLERREQQIWDILEEVIYQHPVLLNRAPTLHRMGIQAFEPVLVEGNAIRIHPLVCRGFNADFDGDQMAVHLPLSIEAQAEAHVLMMSTNNIFSPANGSPIMSASQDMVMGIYYLTVEHAGEPGERDKGQERAFANPEEAMLALTLRQIGPHTPIRVRITRTHMVAGRDMQPEPVPTGGVIRTTAGRCIFNDILGPAMPFYNYALGKGISRVIADCHAQLGRAATIDLLDRIKDLGFKQSTLAGLSFGLTDLRIPDGKQKILDRAQKVVARVEKNFQNGVITPMERHNQLIDIWVHARELITQEMMETLKRDWRDYDGNEIKPAEAPRDYSKGTPYLNPIYLMTDSGARGSVDQIRQLAGMRALMAKPSGEIIEAPIKANFREGLTVLEYFSSTHGARKGLADTALKTADSGYLTRKLADVAQNVIINELDCHTIEGITKSTIYRGEEVDVKLSELIAGRVARDTIRDPRTDEIIVRENELVTPDIARKLEAKPEDGGLGLETVRVRSPLTCESRLGICARCYGADLSTGHLVEEGLAVGIIGAQSIGEPGTQLTMRTFHTGGVASRAVVENKIATIQPGTVHYVGLNAVEMRDAEADRTIFRVLKRNGEIVLHDDKGRELERYKVPYGAALLVPDGAHVPARSVVVEWDAHLTPMLAEKAGFVRFQDIIEGETVRLEKEGREGSKWIVIEHKGDKHPRIIIEDSNGEILDFHHLPAKAYIEVKEGDGVQPGTMLARQPREISGTQDITGGLPRVTEIFEARKPKEPAVMAEISGEVSLQADRRRGKMTIIVKSEGGLEREHHVPQDKQLLVHAGDKVEAGQPLIEGPLIPHDILRINGEEDLQRYLLKEVQSVYRQQNVTINDKHVEIILGQMIRKVKIEGEGDSRFLPNEVIDKFRFRDENLRLAKSVKVVEPGDTDFQVNQVVSKEEFTLKNEQVEAEGGMPAKGRKPKPASAKTLLLGITKASLQSESFISAASFQETTKVLTQASLAGQEDRLVGLKENVILGRLVPAGTGFKGYQDLVLRYAEQPIPEALAPRSLSDAATLPAGLNPFHEPLAHSQPESPLTTPGT, from the coding sequence ATGTCCGGTACCGTCTACGATCGGATCAACGACTTCACCGCAGTGCGCATTTCGCTGGCGTCGCCGAACGACATTCGGGCGTGGTCCTTCGGCGAAGTCAAGAAGCCGGAGACGATTAACTACCGCACCTATCGGGCCGAGAAAGACGGCCTGTTTTGCGAGCGGATCTTCGGCCCCGAGCGCGACTGGGAATGCTTCTGCGGCAAGTACAAGGGCGTCAAGCACAAGGGCATCATCTGCGACCGCTGCGGCGTGAAAGTCACCCACAGTCGCGTACGCCGCAAGCGCATGGGCCACATCAACCTGGCCGCGCCGGTCCTGCACATCTGGTTCTTCAAGGCCATGCCCAGCCGGCTGGGCACGCTGCTCGACATGAAGACCAGCGACCTGGAAAAGATCATCTACTTCCAGGACTACGTGGTGGTCGATCCCGGCGCTTCCAAGCTGGAGGCCAAGCAGCTCCTCACCGAGGAGGAGTACCGCCGGGCGATCGAGGAGTACGGCGACACGGGCTTCCGCGCGCTGATGGGCGCCGAGGCCGTACGCGAGTTGCTGGGTCAGCTCAACCTCTCCCAAACCTCCACGGACCTCCTGGACGCCCTGCGCAAGACCAACAGCAAGCAGAAGATCAAGGAGCTTTCCCAGCGGCTGAAGCTGGTCGAGGCCATTCGGCAGAGCAACAACGACGCCGCCTGGATGGTGCTCGAGGTCATCCCCGTGATTCCGCCGGACCTGCGGCCACTGGTCCTGCTCGACAGCGGGAACTTCGCCAGCAGCGACCTGAACGACCTCTACCGCCGCATCATCAACCGCAACAACCGGCTCAAGAAACTGATCGACCTGAACGCCCCCGAAGTCATCGTCCGCAACGAGAAGCGGATGCTGCAACAGGCCGTCGATGCGCTCTTCGACAACGGCCGCTGCCGCCGCCCCGTGCTGGGGTCGAGCAGCCGTCCGCTCAAGTCGCTCACCGACATGATCAAGGGCAAGCAGGGCCGCTTCCGCGAGAACCTGCTCGGCAAGCGCGTCGACTACTCCGCCCGCAGCGTGGTCGTAGTCGGCCCCGAGTTGAAGCTGCACCAGTGCGGCCTGCCGAAGAAGATTGCCCTGGAGCTCTACCAGCCCTTCATCATCCGCAAGCTGCGGGAGCGCGGCCTGGCGGACACCATCAAGAGCGCCAAGAAAATGCTCGAGCGCCGCGAGCAGCAGATCTGGGACATCCTCGAAGAGGTGATCTACCAGCATCCCGTGCTGCTCAATCGTGCGCCGACCCTGCACCGCATGGGCATCCAGGCGTTCGAGCCGGTGTTGGTCGAGGGCAACGCCATCCGCATCCACCCGCTCGTCTGTCGCGGCTTCAACGCCGACTTCGACGGCGATCAGATGGCGGTGCATCTGCCGCTCTCGATCGAAGCCCAGGCCGAGGCGCACGTGCTGATGATGAGCACCAACAACATCTTCAGCCCCGCCAACGGCTCACCGATCATGTCGGCCTCGCAGGACATGGTCATGGGTATTTACTACCTGACGGTCGAGCACGCCGGCGAACCTGGCGAGCGTGACAAGGGGCAGGAACGGGCCTTCGCCAATCCGGAGGAGGCCATGCTGGCGCTCACCCTGCGCCAGATCGGGCCGCACACGCCGATCCGCGTCCGGATCACGCGCACGCACATGGTCGCAGGCCGCGACATGCAGCCCGAACCCGTCCCCACCGGCGGCGTGATCCGCACAACTGCCGGGCGCTGCATTTTCAACGATATCCTCGGCCCGGCGATGCCCTTCTACAATTACGCCCTCGGCAAGGGCATCTCGCGCGTCATCGCCGACTGCCACGCCCAGCTCGGCCGAGCCGCCACCATTGATCTGCTCGACCGCATCAAGGATCTGGGTTTCAAGCAGAGCACGCTGGCCGGGCTGTCGTTCGGCCTGACCGACCTGCGCATCCCCGACGGCAAGCAGAAGATCCTCGACCGGGCCCAGAAGGTCGTCGCCCGCGTCGAAAAGAACTTCCAGAACGGCGTCATTACCCCCATGGAGCGTCACAATCAGCTCATCGACATCTGGGTCCACGCCCGCGAGCTGATCACCCAGGAGATGATGGAAACCCTCAAGCGCGACTGGCGCGATTACGACGGCAATGAGATCAAGCCCGCCGAAGCGCCCCGCGACTACAGCAAGGGGACGCCTTACCTCAATCCGATCTACCTGATGACCGACTCGGGCGCCCGTGGCTCGGTCGACCAGATCCGGCAGCTCGCCGGGATGCGGGCCCTGATGGCCAAGCCGTCCGGCGAAATCATTGAGGCCCCCATCAAGGCCAACTTCCGCGAAGGCCTCACCGTACTCGAGTACTTCAGCTCCACCCACGGGGCCCGCAAGGGTCTGGCCGACACCGCTCTCAAAACAGCCGACTCCGGCTACCTCACCCGCAAGCTCGCCGACGTCGCCCAGAACGTGATCATCAACGAGCTCGACTGCCACACGATCGAAGGCATCACCAAGAGCACGATCTATCGCGGCGAGGAAGTCGACGTGAAGCTGTCCGAGCTCATCGCCGGCCGCGTCGCGCGCGATACCATTCGCGATCCACGCACCGACGAGATCATCGTCCGCGAGAACGAGCTCGTTACCCCGGACATCGCCCGCAAGCTGGAGGCCAAGCCGGAGGATGGCGGCCTCGGACTTGAAACCGTGCGTGTCCGCAGCCCGCTGACCTGCGAGAGCCGGCTCGGCATCTGCGCCCGCTGCTACGGGGCGGACCTCTCCACCGGCCACCTCGTCGAGGAGGGCCTGGCGGTCGGCATCATCGGAGCTCAGTCGATCGGTGAGCCCGGTACGCAGCTCACCATGCGGACGTTCCATACCGGTGGCGTCGCCAGCCGCGCCGTGGTCGAAAACAAGATCGCCACCATCCAACCCGGTACGGTGCACTACGTCGGGCTCAATGCGGTCGAGATGCGCGATGCCGAGGCCGACCGCACGATCTTCCGGGTGCTGAAGCGCAACGGCGAAATCGTGCTGCACGACGACAAGGGCCGCGAGCTCGAGCGCTACAAGGTGCCCTACGGCGCCGCCCTGCTCGTGCCGGATGGGGCCCACGTCCCCGCCCGCAGCGTCGTCGTCGAGTGGGATGCGCACCTGACCCCCATGCTCGCCGAGAAGGCCGGCTTCGTCCGCTTCCAGGACATCATCGAGGGTGAAACCGTCCGACTCGAGAAGGAGGGTCGCGAGGGCTCGAAGTGGATCGTCATCGAGCACAAGGGTGACAAGCACCCCCGCATCATCATCGAGGACTCCAACGGCGAAATCCTCGACTTCCACCACCTGCCGGCCAAGGCCTACATCGAGGTGAAGGAAGGCGACGGCGTTCAGCCGGGCACCATGCTCGCCCGCCAGCCGCGGGAAATCTCCGGTACCCAGGACATCACCGGCGGTCTGCCCCGCGTCACCGAGATCTTCGAAGCCCGCAAACCGAAGGAACCGGCCGTCATGGCCGAAATCTCCGGCGAGGTCTCGCTACAGGCCGACCGCCGCCGCGGCAAGATGACCATCATCGTCAAGTCCGAAGGCGGTCTCGAACGCGAGCACCACGTGCCCCAGGACAAGCAGCTCCTGGTACACGCGGGCGACAAGGTCGAAGCCGGACAGCCCCTGATCGAGGGACCGCTCATTCCGCACGACATCCTGCGGATCAACGGCGAAGAAGATCTGCAGCGCTACCTGCTGAAGGAAGTGCAGAGCGTCTACCGCCAGCAGAACGTGACGATCAACGACAAGCACGTCGAGATCATCCTCGGTCAGATGATCCGCAAGGTGAAGATCGAGGGTGAGGGCGACTCGCGCTTTCTCCCCAACGAGGTGATCGACAAGTTCCGTTTCCGCGACGAGAACCTGCGGCTTGCGAAGAGCGTCAAGGTTGTCGAACCCGGTGACACCGACTTCCAGGTGAACCAGGTTGTCAGCAAGGAGGAGTTCACGCTTAAAAACGAGCAGGTCGAAGCCGAAGGCGGCATGCCCGCGAAGGGTCGCAAGCCCAAGCCCGCCAGCGCCAAGACGTTGCTGCTCGGCATCACCAAGGCCAGTCTGCAAAGCGAGTCGTTCATCTCGGCCGCCTCGTTCCAGGAAACCACCAAGGTGTTGACGCAGGCCTCGCTGGCCGGCCAGGAAGACCGGCTCGTCGGTCTCAAGGAGAACGTCATCCTCGGGCGGCTTGTGCCCGCCGGCACCGGTTTCAAGGGCTACCAGGACCTCGTGCTGCGCTACGCCGAACAGCCGATTCCAGAAGCGCTCGCACCGCGCAGTCTGTCCGACGCCGCTACGCTGCCAGCCGGGCTCAATCCGTTCCATGAGCCCCTCGCGCACTCACAGCCCGAGTCGCCCCTGACCACACCCGGCACCTGA